Proteins found in one Salvia hispanica cultivar TCC Black 2014 unplaced genomic scaffold, UniMelb_Shisp_WGS_1.0 HiC_scaffold_860, whole genome shotgun sequence genomic segment:
- the LOC125200246 gene encoding G-type lectin S-receptor-like serine/threonine-protein kinase At1g11300 — protein sequence MVRCIQIGLICVQEHPKDRPAIEIMFSMLSRDIVELPEPKQPVFAENGSTPGPNGSTQQNVYPNNERSRVHYNGTNRTIWSTNLTTTSPVLNPVIQILDTGNLVLWEEASGNTLWESFSHPTDVMMQAMTLSQNVKTGEQVRLTSWKYATDPSIGSFTGGLDAMSGAPQLVTWDEERPHWRSGPWNGLIFIGIKIMFSAYLDGFNQVKNDSDGNFFYSTPQINGFITVELNSSGTLLRKVWDGVAKRWNVEWTAPENECDVYGNCGAFGSCNGLELPICSCLRGFEPVNEEEWGRGNWTNGCRRKRQLQCGDDGFERLRYMKVPDFAQPLPSRVQDECRTACQRNCSCIAYAYDINIGCMFWSDNLIDTQEFDRVGIDLYVRLSASEFDSHKERKLYIIVAVVVGFVCISVMMFIAWWLMKRKGRKAQDSSILEAGQMFTTDSTAIVLKNETREVNIGDLPKFTFEMLANATNQFHEDNLLGRGGFGPVYKGVLANEKEIAVKRLSAESGQGMQEFMNEVIVISKLQHRNLVKLLGGCVEKEEKILIYEYMPNKSLDACLFGSMNSTKKLLDWNMRYSIIEGIGRGILYLHRDSRLRIIHRDLKPSNVLLDQDWNPKISDFGMARIFGGNEDHGSTARVVGTYGYMAPEYGMEGRFSEKSDVFSFGVLILEIVKGEKNTHYFNDELSLGLIGCAWKMWNEGNSLSFVEESIASRETEEEMVRCIQIGLLCVQESPNDRPLIQTVLSMLSGEILNLPVPKQPVFAENGSNSAPNGSTQQYVFSITSSLLVRLMEDDSYPRSLYYPLLIYTILFS from the exons ATGGTTCGATGCATTCAGATAGGGCTGATTTGTGTCCAAGAACATCCTAAGGATAGACCTGCCATTGAAATCATGTTTTCGATGCTGAGTCGTGATATTGTAGAGCTGCCGGAGCCTAAGCAGCCCGTGTTTGCTGAAAATGGTTCGACACCAGGCCCCAATGGATCAACACAGCAAAATGTCTACCCCAATAATGAG AGATCCAGAGTCCATTATAACGGGACCAATCGAACCATTTGGTCGACCAATCTCACCACTACATCTCCAGTCCTTAATCCGGTCATCCAAATCCTGGACACTGGCAATCTCGTCTTGTGGGAAGAGGCCTCGGGAAACACGTTGTGGGAGTCTTTCTCGCATCCTACGGATGTTATGATGCAGGCAATGACGTTAAGCCAGAACGTAAAGACAGGGGAGCAGGTGCGTCTGACATCGTGGAAATATGCCACTGACCCCTCGATAGGGAGCTTCACTGGGGGCTTGGACGCCATGAGCGGGGCGCCACAGCTTGTCACGTGGGACGAGGAGCGCCCGCACTGGAGGAGCGGGCCCTGGAACGGCCTGATATTTATTGGGATAAAGATAATGTTCAGCGCCTACTTAGACGGCTTCAATCAAGTGAAGAATGACAGTGATGGGAATTTCTTCTATTCTACGCCGCAGATAAATGGTTTTATAACAGTGGAATTGAATTCTTCAGGTACTCTGCTTCGGAAGGTGTGGGATGGCGTGGCAAAGAGATGGAACGTGGAATGGACCGCTCCTGAGAATGAATGCGATGTTTATGGAAACTGTGGGGCGTTTGGTAGCTGCAATGGTTTGGAATTGCCTATTTGTAGTTGTTTGAGAGGTTTTGAGCCTGTGAATGAGGAAGAATGGGGGAGAGGGAATTGGACTAATGGTTGTAGGAGGAAGAGGCAGTTGCAGTGTGGAGATGATGGATTTGAGAGGCTGCGGTATATGAAGGTTCCGGACTTTGCTCAACCCTTGCCTTCGAGGGTTCAAGACGAGTGTCGGACAGCGTGTCAGAGGAACTGCTCCTGCATAGCTTATGCTTATGATATTAACATTGGTTGTATGTTTTGGAGTGATAACTTGATTGACACACAGGAGTTTGACCGCGTTGGCATTGATCTCTACGTTCGTCTCTCTGCTTCTGAATTTG ATAGCCACAAGGAGAGAAAGTTGTACATCATAGTTGCAGTAGTTGTGGGTTTTGTATGCATATCTGTTATGATGTTTATTGCTTGGTGGTTGATGAAGAGGAAAG GGAGAAAAGCCCAAGATTCAAGTATTTTGGAAGCAGGACAGATGTTCACGACCGATTCAACTGCAATTGtgctaaaaaatgaaacaaggGAGGTTAATATTGGCGATTTGCCAAAGTTCACGTTCGAGATGCTTGCTAATGCAACTAACCAGTTCCATGAAGATAATCTTCTTGGGAGGGGAGGTTTTGGTCCTGTTTACAAG GGAGTTCTGGCAAACGAGAAAGAAATTGCTGTTAAAAGACTATCGGCGGAATCTGGACAAGGGATGCAAGAATTCATGAATGAAGTGATTGTCATTTCCAAACTCCAACATAGGAATCTTGTCAAACTATTAGGAGGTTGTgttgagaaagaagaaaagattCTAATATATGAATACATGCCAAACAAAAGCTTGGACGCTTGTCTCTTTG GTTCTATGAATTCAACAAAGAAGTTGTTAGATTGGAATATGCGTTACAGCATTATCGAGGGCATTGGGCGAGGCATCTTGTACCTTCACAGAGACTCAAGACTAAGGATCATTCACAGAGACCTCAAGCCAAGTAATGTTCTGCTAGACCAAGACTGGAATCCAAAAATCTCTGATTTTGGGATGGCAAGAATATTCGGAGGCAATGAAGACCATGGCAGTACTGCAAGAGTCGTGGGAACATA TGGATATATGGCGCCGGAATATGGAATGGAAGGCAGATTTTCTGAAAAATCTGATGTATTCAGCTTCGGGGTGCTAATATTGGAGATTGTGAAAGGAGAAAAGAACACACACTATTTCAATGATGAATTGTCCTTGGGTCTCATAGGATGT GCATGGAAAATGTGGAATGAGGGTAACAGCTTGAGTTTCGTTGAGGAAAGCATTGCAAGTAGGGAGACGGAGGAAGAGATGGTTCGATGTATTCAGATAGGGCTGCTGTGCGTCCAAGAATCGCCAAACGATAGACCTCTGATCCAAACAGTTCTGTCGATGTTGAGTGGTGAAATTTTGAATCTGCCAGTGCCCAAACAGCCCGTGTTTGCAGAAAATGGTTCGAACTCGGCCCCCAATGGATCAACACAACAATATGTCTTCTCAATAACGAGCTCACTCTTAGTGCGCTTGATGGAAGATGATTCTTATCCCAGATCACTATATTATCCTCTCTTGATTTACACAATTTTGTTTTCCTAG
- the LOC125200247 gene encoding G-type lectin S-receptor-like serine/threonine-protein kinase At1g11303, with amino-acid sequence MVRCIQIGLLCVQEHPMDRPSIEIVLSMLSRDIVELPVPNQPGATNPTKKFLDWNMHSSIIDGIGRGILYLHRDSRLRIIHRDLKSGNVLLDKDWNPKISDFGMARIFGGNEDHGSTARVVGTYGYMAPEYAMGGRFSEKSDVYSFGAAWKMWNEGNGLSFVEQSIVSGETEEEIVRCIQIGLLCVQEHPMDRPSIETVLLMLSRVIIRDPETITSAKQNYILRFFSPPNTTNRYVGISFSLSEETVIWVANRDTPLKDSSGRYSGMALSQNVKTGKQVVLTAWKNATDPAIGSFRGGIEVMNGIPQLVTRNEGGRTGGAGSGTA; translated from the exons ATGGTTCGATGCATTCAGATTGGGCTGCTTTGTGTCCAAGAACATCCCATGGATAGACCTTCCATTGAAATCGTGCTGTCGATGCTGAGTCGTGATATCGTGGAGCTGCCAGTGCCGAACCAGCCAG GTGCTACAAATCCGACAAAGAAGTTTTTAGATTGGAATATGCATTCCAGCATCATCGATGGCATTGGGAGAGGCATCCTGTACCTTCACAGAGACTCAAGACTAAGGATCATTCACAGAGACTTGAAGTCAGGTAATGTTCTGCTAGACAAGGACTGGAATCCAAAAATCTCGGATTTCGGGATGGCAAGAATATTCGGAGGCAATGAAGACCATGGCAGTACTGCAAGAGTCGTGGGAACATA CGGATACATGGCACCAGAATACGCAATGGGAGGCAGATTTTCTGAAAAATCTGATGTATACAGCTTCGGAGCT GCGTGGAAAATGTGGAATGAGGGTAATGGTTTGAGTTTCGTGGAGCAAAGCATCGTGAGCGGGGAGACGGAGGAAGAGATAGTTCGATGCATTCAGATAGGGCTGCTTTGTGTCCAAGAACATCCCATGGATAGACCTTccattgaaactgtgttgttGATGCTGAGTC GTGTGATAATCAGAGATCCAGAAACCATTACATCAGCAAAGCAGAACTACATATTGAGATTCTTCTCTCCTCCAAACACCACCAACCGCTACGTAGGAATCTCCTTCTCCTTGTCGGAAGAAACCGTGATTTGGGTCGCCAACAGAGACACACCCCTTAAAGATTCTTCCGGCCGTTACTCT GGAATGGCGTTAAGCCAGAATGTAAAGACTGGGAAGCAGGTGGTGCTGACAGCGTGGAAAAACGCCACCGATCCCGCCATAGGGAGCTTCAGGGGAGGCATAGAAGTCATGAATGGAATCCCACAGCTTGTCACCAGGAACGAGGGCGGCCGCACTGGAGGAGCGGGCAGTGGAACGGCCTGA
- the LOC125200244 gene encoding G-type lectin S-receptor-like serine/threonine-protein kinase SD1-29, whose product MFSAFLEGFHQVKNDSDGNFFYSTPPLDVFISVTLNSSGTVTRKVWYGVAKRWNVIVSYPENECDLCLRGFEPVNEDEWGRGNWTNGCRRRNQLRCGDDEFERVQYMKVPDFAQPFPSRVLDECRTRCVGNCSCIAYAYDGNIGCMFWSDTLIDTQDFIDVGVDLYLRLYASELDSQKERKLYIIIGVAVGFVCISILMFIAWWLIVKRKGDF is encoded by the exons ATGTTCAGCGCCTTTTTAGAAGGCTTCCATCAAGTGAAGAATGACAGTGATGGGAATTTCTTCTATTCGACACCGCCGCTGGATGTTTTTATATCAGTCACATTGAATTCTTCGGGTACTGTGACTCGGAAGGTGTGGTATGGCGTGGCGAAGAGATGGAACGTGATAGTGTCATATCCTGAAAACGAGTGTGATCT TTGTTTGAGAGGGTTTGAGCCTGTAAATGAGGATGAATGGGGGAGAGGGAATTGGACTAATGGTTGCAGGAGGAGGAACCAATTGCGATGTGGAGACGATGAATTTGAGAGGGTGCAGTATATGAAGGTTCCGGACTTTGCTCAACCCTTTCCTTCTAGGGTTCTAGACGAGTGTCGGACCAGATGTGTGGGGAACTGCTCATGCATAGCTTATGCTTATGATGGTAACATTGGTTGTATGTTTTGGAGTGATACCTTGATTGACACTCAGGACTTTATTGATGTTGGTGTTGATCTCTACCTTCGTCTCTATGCTTCTGAACTCG ATAGCCAGAAGGAGAGGAAGTTGTACATCATAATTGGAGTTGCTGTGGGTTTTGTTTGCATATCTATTCTGATGTTTATTGCTTGGTGGTTGATAGTGAAGAGGAAAGGTGACTTTTGA